Below is a genomic region from Flammeovirgaceae bacterium SG7u.111.
TTACCAACCGCGAGTCATTGGCTAAGTTGCTCAATGTATTCAACCAAAAACCCGACAATCACAAGTTCCTGCTCATTGACGTTAACTTCCTCGACCCCTCACCGCATGATGCTGCACTACAGAAGGAGTTCTTGAAAATTAAAAACTGCGTCATGTCTTACCACAAAGATGCTAAGGGGAAACCTGTTTACCCCATCATAAAAGGACCTCTAGGACTTTCGGATATGATAGTAGATGATGAGGAAAAAGACTTAGTATTGAAGTACCATCTCATCCAAGGAGATTCTCTGAAAACTACACCTTTGCTCATGTATGAGACCATTCATGGCAAAAAGTATGAAAAAGGCTTTCTGTTCGATAAAATAGGCGATTCTAGAATTTTCAACTCATTCGTTCTTGATCACCCCGTTGATAATTTTGACGTATTTAAAAATAACGAGTACAATTATTATTACATAAATGAGCTTTTGTTTTTCCCACCCGAGGTAATTCAGGAGTTTGCCAAAGATAGGATAGTAATAGTCGGTGACTTTGAAGACCAAGATATCCATAACACTATTTATGGGAAGACACCTGGCCCTATTGTGCTGGTCAATGCTTTTTTAGCCTTAGAATATGGCGATAATATCATTTCACCTTATTTCCTTTTGTTACTGTTTATTGCCTTTACCCTCATTTCCTACAAGGCTCTTACGGTCAGGGATCCAGTTACTGTTTTTGTAGAAAAGAAATTTGCGGGCTACAACTTTGTGGTAGAAATGACGGTTGATGTCACTTTTTACCTTGTGTACTTTGGGCTGATCTCTATTATAAGTTACGTATTTTTTCAAATCCACCTTACTATTTTGTTCTTGTCCTTCTACATGAACTTCTTGGAAATGGGGATAGTAGCATTGGACAAACGAAAGAAAGAGAAAAAGGAGAAGAAACTTGCGGCTGCTAATAAAGAACCTAAAAACAGTCGAGGTGATGATGAGGAAGAAAGTGCTGATTTGAGTGAAAAAGAAAAATAAGAGATGCCTACATTAAGCGGATAATTTTAGTTGTTTTGATCTATTCAAAAGCCGAAAATCCTAAGTATAGGAGTTTCGGCTTTTTTTTATTTTGGTAATGAAGAATAGGTAAGAATTACAGTATTGATAAAGCTAATTAGGAATTTAAAAGTGCTTAATTGATTATTTATTGAGTATCAAAATTAAAGGAAGACTTCTTTTAATTTTGACTTTTTTCATTAAATTCAAAATAAATTCTTTTACTACACCATTGGTGTTCAGTTTTTTAGGACACTGCTACCAACTACCAACATGTATTATTATATACCCAGAAGTGAAAATGAAACTATAGCTATCAGTAGTGCCGAATCTGATAGAATGCTTTGGAGTGCTTTTAAAGCAGGAAAGCCAAATGCTTTTGCCCAGTTGTATGATTTATACTTCGATGTCCTCTATAACTATGGAAAACAGTTTGGTTTATCAAACACGGACTTAGAAGATACCCTTCAAGATTTTTTTATTGACCTGAATAAAAATAAATCCAATTGTGGAGAGGTGCTTTGCGTAAAGCCATACTTGCTCAAATCGTTTAGGCGAAGAGTGGTCAAAACAGTCAAAAAGAAGAGGGCATTACCTTTCTCAATTCAGATTAGTGACAAAGAATCTTTCCCCATCTCTCTCGACGCTGGGAATAATTACATGGACTTTCAGCTTAATCAAGTTCAAAAAGAGTACCTCCAACAAGTCTTCAAGAAATTAAGTAAAAGGCAAAGAGAGGCCATTTATCATTTTTATTACGAAGATTTGAGCTATGCCGAAACGGCCGATATAATGGGGCTGAGCAGCGCAAAGTCGGCGAGAAATCTGATTTATCAGAGCATAAGCTGTATGAAAGGAGCAACTGTACCTGTTCCTGAATGGCTCTTTATTTTATTCATAATTAGTTGTTTGTGATTTTTTTATAGAAATCTCATATTTTTTTCATGTCGTTTTAATGTGTTTCTGCCTCTATTAGTTTAGCAAAGTAAGATTCCAACTTTTGTTATTCAGCAGATATGCATAACTACAACAACTATTCTTCAAAAGATTTTATCCAAGACGAGCAATTTAAAAGGTGGGTGTTAAACCCAACCTCTCAACTTGATGCCAAATGGGCTGCTATAATAGAAAAGTACCCATACCAGCTAGAAGCAATCAATATAGCAAAAAACACGATCCTAAGTCTAAATTTTCAACAAGTTAAAGCCCCTTCAAATGTAAAAGAAAGAATTTGGGAAGAGGTAATGGCTTCCCAGCACGAAACAAATATTATAGCCAACGAAAGAAAAGAAAATAAGAAAGCTAAAAAGTCAATTTTACGACCTTTGGGGGTAGCAGCTTCTTTTCT
It encodes:
- a CDS encoding CHASE2 domain-containing protein; translation: MGKKIKSMLGLGVSMLHALFLIIVTLVYLSLPFTLDDEVVLIQVTAAVKNKLLKQKRKPDRDRFMFVNVSWDKQLIDRIDTNGIPLGNQAITNRESLAKLLNVFNQKPDNHKFLLIDVNFLDPSPHDAALQKEFLKIKNCVMSYHKDAKGKPVYPIIKGPLGLSDMIVDDEEKDLVLKYHLIQGDSLKTTPLLMYETIHGKKYEKGFLFDKIGDSRIFNSFVLDHPVDNFDVFKNNEYNYYYINELLFFPPEVIQEFAKDRIVIVGDFEDQDIHNTIYGKTPGPIVLVNAFLALEYGDNIISPYFLLLLFIAFTLISYKALTVRDPVTVFVEKKFAGYNFVVEMTVDVTFYLVYFGLISIISYVFFQIHLTILFLSFYMNFLEMGIVALDKRKKEKKEKKLAAANKEPKNSRGDDEEESADLSEKEK
- a CDS encoding sigma-70 family RNA polymerase sigma factor, translated to MYYYIPRSENETIAISSAESDRMLWSAFKAGKPNAFAQLYDLYFDVLYNYGKQFGLSNTDLEDTLQDFFIDLNKNKSNCGEVLCVKPYLLKSFRRRVVKTVKKKRALPFSIQISDKESFPISLDAGNNYMDFQLNQVQKEYLQQVFKKLSKRQREAIYHFYYEDLSYAETADIMGLSSAKSARNLIYQSISCMKGATVPVPEWLFILFIISCL